One genomic window of Vibrio ziniensis includes the following:
- a CDS encoding virulence factor BrkB family protein — protein sequence MLNLSYFAKQIFAFSRYLFLRVKHDRVNVNAGYLAYITLLSIVPMFTVSLAIMSSFEIFSNVGEVLQDFVIEHFVPAAGLAVRTALSEFIANTAKMTAVGGVFLFVAALMLISNIDKNLNYIWRVKNKRRVVFSFSMYWMILTLGPLLLGASIAMTSYITSLKIINSEAMVGVYTLFLRWLPFLLSFFAFSGLYLLVPNKKVYIYHSLAGALVAAVLFELSKKAFAVYITHFPSYQLIYGALAAIPILFVWIYLCWVIVLIGAEVTAALGERECWSEEKDVIDSGSLSNSDKEENSSDSVDSTSK from the coding sequence ATGTTGAACTTATCGTACTTTGCCAAACAGATATTTGCGTTTAGTCGCTATCTGTTTTTGAGAGTCAAACATGACAGAGTGAATGTCAATGCAGGGTATCTGGCTTATATCACTTTGCTCTCTATTGTACCGATGTTCACTGTATCACTCGCTATCATGTCATCTTTTGAGATCTTCTCTAATGTGGGGGAGGTGCTTCAAGATTTTGTGATAGAGCATTTTGTTCCCGCTGCGGGTTTAGCTGTGCGCACTGCTTTATCTGAGTTCATCGCCAACACTGCAAAAATGACGGCTGTCGGTGGTGTGTTTTTGTTTGTTGCAGCACTGATGCTTATTTCTAATATTGATAAGAATCTGAACTACATATGGCGGGTGAAGAACAAACGCCGGGTGGTTTTCTCGTTTTCAATGTATTGGATGATATTGACGCTTGGACCACTGTTATTAGGTGCAAGTATTGCGATGACGTCATATATCACTTCGCTAAAAATCATCAATAGTGAGGCTATGGTTGGCGTTTATACCCTGTTCTTGCGTTGGCTTCCGTTCTTACTTTCATTTTTCGCTTTTTCGGGGCTGTACTTATTAGTTCCGAATAAAAAGGTCTATATTTATCATTCTCTTGCTGGCGCGCTGGTGGCCGCTGTTCTGTTTGAGCTAAGTAAAAAGGCGTTTGCTGTTTACATCACTCATTTCCCTTCTTACCAGCTAATTTATGGAGCGCTGGCGGCAATACCAATTTTGTTCGTCTGGATATATTTGTGCTGGGTGATCGTATTGATTGGGGCAGAAGTGACGGCTGCGTTAGGCGAGCGTGAATGCTGGAGTGAGGAAAAAGACGTGATAGACTCAGGTTCCCTTTCAAATAGTGATAAGGAAGAAAATTCCAGTGATAGCGTTGATTCAACGAGTAAGTGA
- the dtd gene encoding D-aminoacyl-tRNA deacylase, which translates to MIALIQRVSEAAVRVDGEVVGQIEKGLLVLLGVEREDDEAKAKRLMERVTSYRVFEDQAGKMNLSVKDVGGRVLVVSQFTLPADTKKGTRAGFSRGAHPQDAERLYNYFSDLCEAVLPTERGRFAADMKVSLVNDGPVTFWLQV; encoded by the coding sequence GTGATAGCGTTGATTCAACGAGTAAGTGAAGCTGCAGTACGCGTCGACGGTGAAGTAGTCGGTCAAATCGAAAAAGGTTTATTGGTATTGTTAGGAGTTGAGCGTGAAGACGATGAAGCGAAAGCTAAGCGTTTAATGGAGCGCGTGACCTCTTATCGAGTCTTTGAAGACCAAGCAGGCAAAATGAATTTAAGTGTAAAAGATGTGGGAGGCAGAGTGTTGGTTGTGTCTCAATTTACACTGCCTGCTGATACAAAAAAAGGGACACGAGCGGGATTTTCTCGTGGTGCTCATCCACAAGATGCTGAGCGTCTGTATAATTATTTTTCTGATCTATGTGAGGCTGTATTGCCAACTGAGCGAGGACGCTTTGCGGCAGACATGAAAGTTTCACTGGTCAATGATGGGCCTGTAACGTTCTGGTTGCAGGTATAA
- a CDS encoding bifunctional GNAT family N-acetyltransferase/hotdog fold thioesterase, whose product MFKLITPTTDNQLNKYYHFRWQMLREPWRMPIGSERDEYDPMSHHRMIVDGRGRPIAIGRLYITPDSEGQIRYMAVKATRRSKGMGSLVLVALESLARQEGAKRLVCNAREDAISFYEKNGFERRGELNDERGPVRHQQMVKQLDPMANVLRKPEWCTELQERWATQIPISDKMGIKIQQYTGYQFQCCAQINPNLNPHNTMFAGSAFTLATLTGWGMAWLLMRERGLEGDIVLVDSSIRYRHPVVHNPVASTSLDGISGDLDRLASGRKARIVVNVTISSGDVEAVAFVGTYMLIPNYQEILKKAGAN is encoded by the coding sequence ATGTTTAAACTTATTACGCCGACTACGGATAATCAGCTCAATAAGTATTACCACTTCCGCTGGCAGATGTTGCGTGAACCTTGGCGAATGCCTATTGGTTCAGAACGCGATGAATATGATCCCATGAGCCATCATCGCATGATTGTCGATGGTAGAGGAAGGCCCATCGCTATAGGTCGCCTATACATTACGCCTGACAGTGAAGGCCAAATTCGTTATATGGCGGTAAAAGCGACTCGCCGAAGTAAAGGCATGGGATCGTTGGTCTTGGTTGCATTGGAGTCATTAGCCCGTCAGGAAGGGGCGAAACGTCTTGTCTGTAATGCTCGTGAAGATGCGATTTCATTTTATGAAAAAAATGGTTTTGAGCGTCGTGGTGAACTGAACGATGAACGTGGACCTGTTCGTCACCAACAGATGGTGAAGCAACTGGATCCCATGGCAAATGTGTTACGTAAACCAGAGTGGTGTACGGAACTTCAGGAACGCTGGGCAACCCAAATTCCAATCAGTGATAAAATGGGTATCAAGATTCAGCAGTATACGGGGTATCAATTTCAGTGCTGTGCGCAAATAAATCCGAACCTGAACCCACATAATACTATGTTTGCCGGTTCTGCATTCACTCTAGCCACGTTAACTGGTTGGGGGATGGCGTGGTTATTGATGCGTGAGCGTGGTTTAGAAGGTGATATAGTGTTGGTGGACAGCAGTATTCGTTATCGCCACCCAGTAGTTCATAACCCTGTTGCATCGACATCCTTAGATGGAATTAGTGGCGACTTGGATCGTTTAGCATCTGGCCGTAAAGCGCGAATTGTGGTGAATGTGACCATATCGAGTGGTGATGTTGAGGCTGTGGCCTTTGTTGGAACCTATATGCTGATTCCCAATTACCAAGAGATCCTAAAAAAGGCCGGTGCGAATTAA
- a CDS encoding AsmA family protein gives MKKLLALGIGVIAILLTLTLVVFGVMHTRYFTPSAQWLTQQLWPQKLSFSKLEYEYPTHFTLHNVSIETDEQPISFSKVDIWLNEKLIKQDKLVIDSLLLDGANFSQGLPASNFLHYLQLNQLALHNVDFSQQGLIARGVNLQVKHPQWKDTEQLLPYGELQLSADQFYWNGEAFDKILIDADYKPSDSTVYGASFKWQGGDFSGQAEQLASGWSLINTTINHLDLPESLSSTTDELQQQALKYITHINSLDILNSQLTIAGLRLENFAASLENLSLTHSIWQQDQGYLSLNADTILWKNTQWIEPSIKLDFSDQTIAISDFSTEVLQGSVQLSGTVTPSSLHLKELNVHGIKWFGESQQDLAWLDEKWPQFDELVIEQLNINNLQLIQLYNKPFWQLSGLTIEGSNTQLIKDNRLGLWNGDVVINANSASIGNIVSSQGLIDMRSEQGVWQLNKAFIPLEQGYLEANASWDFTKASSPWSLTAHADGLPFSVMNYFVQLPVKIDATTEFDVNAEGLAGDYSMLAHSISGELNGSMREGIMMIESPESLVVQPFEIENFNLIADRGRIHLAKTALKGSGLEADITAQLDLVSPQEGQFKLNVAQGCENVSYDLQNNKQEFQPCPK, from the coding sequence ATGAAGAAGCTGTTAGCACTAGGGATTGGAGTTATAGCCATACTACTCACGTTAACGTTGGTAGTATTTGGTGTTATGCACACCCGCTATTTCACGCCTTCAGCTCAATGGCTAACTCAACAATTGTGGCCCCAAAAACTCTCATTCTCTAAACTTGAGTATGAGTATCCGACGCATTTCACCTTACATAACGTCAGTATAGAAACGGATGAACAGCCGATCTCTTTTTCCAAAGTTGATATTTGGTTAAACGAAAAACTGATAAAACAAGACAAGTTGGTCATCGATAGTCTATTACTCGATGGCGCTAACTTTTCCCAAGGTTTACCCGCGTCAAACTTCCTCCATTACTTGCAACTAAATCAACTGGCTCTACACAATGTGGATTTTTCACAACAAGGGCTTATTGCTCGTGGAGTTAATCTTCAGGTCAAGCATCCGCAATGGAAAGATACCGAGCAATTGCTGCCCTATGGAGAACTTCAACTTTCTGCTGACCAGTTTTACTGGAATGGAGAAGCTTTTGATAAAATTCTGATTGATGCGGATTATAAACCTTCAGACAGCACGGTGTATGGCGCCTCATTCAAATGGCAAGGAGGCGACTTTTCAGGTCAGGCAGAACAGTTGGCTTCAGGGTGGTCACTAATTAATACGACCATCAACCATCTAGATCTACCTGAATCATTAAGCAGCACAACGGATGAACTACAACAGCAAGCGCTTAAATACATAACCCACATTAACAGTTTAGATATTCTTAACAGCCAATTGACGATAGCCGGATTGAGATTAGAGAATTTTGCCGCGTCTTTGGAAAATTTATCTCTGACTCATTCAATATGGCAACAGGATCAAGGTTACTTGTCATTAAATGCCGATACCATTTTATGGAAAAACACCCAATGGATTGAACCTAGCATCAAGCTTGATTTTTCTGACCAAACCATTGCTATCAGCGACTTTTCAACAGAAGTATTGCAAGGTAGCGTACAACTATCAGGAACAGTGACACCGAGCAGCCTTCATTTAAAGGAACTTAACGTCCACGGTATAAAATGGTTTGGTGAATCTCAGCAAGATCTCGCTTGGTTAGATGAAAAATGGCCGCAGTTTGATGAACTGGTCATAGAACAATTAAACATCAACAACCTGCAGCTTATTCAGTTGTACAACAAACCATTTTGGCAACTATCCGGCTTAACGATTGAAGGATCGAACACTCAATTGATTAAAGACAACCGATTGGGATTATGGAATGGTGATGTCGTTATCAATGCTAACAGCGCCAGTATAGGCAATATTGTTAGCAGCCAAGGCCTAATTGATATGCGAAGTGAGCAAGGGGTCTGGCAGCTTAATAAAGCATTTATACCACTTGAACAGGGTTATCTTGAAGCGAATGCAAGCTGGGATTTCACCAAAGCGAGCTCGCCCTGGTCTCTGACTGCACATGCTGATGGTCTACCGTTTTCCGTTATGAATTACTTTGTCCAACTGCCAGTTAAGATTGATGCTACTACGGAATTCGACGTTAATGCAGAAGGGTTGGCAGGAGACTATTCTATGCTTGCACACTCTATTTCAGGAGAGCTTAATGGTAGCATGCGCGAAGGCATTATGATGATCGAAAGCCCTGAGTCTTTAGTCGTACAACCCTTTGAAATTGAGAACTTTAACTTGATAGCAGACAGAGGACGAATCCATCTTGCTAAGACCGCTTTGAAAGGTTCTGGATTGGAAGCTGATATCACTGCCCAACTTGATTTGGTTTCACCTCAAGAGGGGCAGTTTAAGCTCAATGTTGCTCAAGGTTGTGAGAACGTGAGTTATGACTTGCAAAACAATAAACAAGAGTTTCAGCCTTGTCCTAAATAA
- the pckA gene encoding phosphoenolpyruvate carboxykinase (ATP) yields the protein MTVMEHTKAAQLDLTQYGITNVTEVIHNPSYETLFAEETRSDLEGYEKGVVTELGAVAVDTGIFTGRSPKDKFIVKDDTTRDTLWWTSEKAKNDNKPISQEIWNDLKAQVNKQLSGKRLFVFDGYCGANADTRLCVRFITEVAWQAHFVKNMFIRPSDEELANFKPDFVVMNGAKCINTKWQEHGLNSENFTVFNLTEKMQLIGGTWYGGEMKKGMFAMMNYFLPLQGIASMHCSANMSKDGDVAIFFGLSGTGKTTLSTDPKRALIGDDEHGWDDDGVFNFEGGCYAKTIKLSKEAEPDIYNAIRRDALLENVTVRGDGSIDFDDGSKTENTRVSYPIYHIDNIVKPISKGGHANKVIFLSADAFGVLPPVSKLTPEQTKYHFLSGFTAKLAGTERGITEPTPTFSACFGAAFLTLHPTQYAEVLVKRMEAVGAEAYLVNTGWNGSGKRISIQDTRGIIDAILDGSIEEAKTKHVPIFNLEIPTALPGVDPSILDPRDTYVDPLQWESKAKDLATRFINNFDKYTDNAEGKALVAAGPQLD from the coding sequence ATGACCGTTATGGAACATACAAAGGCTGCACAATTAGACCTAACCCAATACGGAATAACCAACGTAACTGAAGTGATACATAACCCAAGTTACGAAACGTTATTCGCTGAAGAAACGCGCTCAGACCTAGAAGGCTACGAAAAAGGCGTAGTCACTGAACTGGGAGCAGTAGCAGTAGACACTGGCATCTTTACTGGTCGCTCACCTAAAGATAAGTTTATCGTTAAAGATGACACCACCCGTGACACCCTATGGTGGACATCTGAGAAAGCAAAAAACGATAACAAACCAATCAGCCAAGAAATTTGGAACGACTTGAAAGCTCAAGTGAACAAACAACTTTCTGGCAAACGTCTGTTTGTATTCGACGGTTATTGTGGCGCTAACGCTGATACGCGTTTATGTGTGCGCTTTATTACTGAAGTAGCTTGGCAAGCTCACTTCGTTAAAAATATGTTTATCCGCCCAAGCGATGAAGAATTAGCGAATTTCAAACCTGATTTTGTCGTTATGAACGGTGCTAAATGCATCAATACCAAGTGGCAAGAGCATGGTTTGAACTCTGAAAACTTCACCGTATTTAACCTAACTGAAAAAATGCAGCTTATCGGCGGTACTTGGTACGGCGGTGAGATGAAGAAAGGTATGTTCGCAATGATGAACTATTTCCTTCCTCTTCAAGGTATTGCGTCTATGCACTGTTCAGCGAACATGAGTAAAGACGGCGACGTTGCTATTTTCTTTGGCCTATCTGGTACAGGTAAAACCACACTTTCTACCGATCCAAAACGCGCACTGATTGGTGATGACGAACACGGTTGGGATGATGACGGTGTATTTAACTTTGAAGGTGGCTGTTACGCGAAAACGATCAAGCTCTCTAAAGAAGCTGAGCCTGATATCTACAACGCTATTCGCCGTGACGCACTACTAGAAAACGTCACTGTACGTGGTGATGGATCTATCGATTTCGATGACGGTTCAAAAACAGAAAATACCCGTGTTTCTTACCCTATCTATCATATCGATAATATTGTTAAGCCTATTTCAAAAGGCGGTCATGCCAACAAAGTGATCTTCTTGTCTGCCGATGCCTTTGGTGTTCTACCTCCTGTGTCTAAGTTGACTCCTGAACAAACCAAATACCACTTCCTGTCTGGCTTCACTGCAAAACTTGCAGGTACTGAACGTGGTATTACCGAACCTACACCAACCTTCTCTGCATGTTTTGGCGCAGCGTTCCTAACGCTACACCCAACTCAATATGCAGAAGTGTTGGTAAAACGTATGGAAGCCGTTGGCGCTGAAGCTTACCTAGTGAATACGGGTTGGAACGGTTCAGGCAAACGTATCTCGATTCAAGATACTCGCGGTATTATTGATGCGATTCTGGATGGCTCGATTGAAGAAGCGAAAACAAAACACGTTCCTATCTTCAACTTAGAAATCCCAACAGCACTACCAGGTGTTGATCCTTCAATTCTTGACCCACGTGATACTTACGTTGACCCACTACAATGGGAAAGCAAAGCGAAAGACCTTGCGACTCGCTTCATCAACAACTTCGACAAGTACACGGATAACGCAGAAGGTAAAGCTCTAGTTGCAGCAGGTCCACAACTAGACTAA
- the hslO gene encoding Hsp33 family molecular chaperone HslO, with amino-acid sequence MTTSAKATNVLNRYLFEDLSVRGELVQLDKAYQQIITSKEYPAPIQTLLGELLVATTLLTATLKFEGSITMQLQGNGPVSLAVINGDNNQRIRGVARWEGDIADDAGLHDLMGKGHLVITIEPKKGERYQGVVGLEGNNIAQVIENYFLRSEQLKTRLWIRTGEHEGKPHAAGMLLQIVPDGTGSPEDFEHLEQLTNTVKNEELFTLEANELLYRLYNQEQVKLFEPQDVEFLCGCSRDRSGAAIVTVSRDEINDILAEEGSVSLHCDYCGTTYSFDSAQVAELYSQAQSDTKTLH; translated from the coding sequence ATGACTACAAGCGCAAAGGCGACCAACGTATTAAATCGCTACCTATTTGAAGACTTATCAGTACGCGGTGAGCTAGTACAGCTAGACAAAGCGTACCAACAGATCATCACTAGCAAGGAATACCCAGCGCCAATTCAAACGTTATTGGGCGAGCTACTAGTGGCCACGACCCTATTAACGGCTACACTTAAGTTTGAAGGTTCTATTACCATGCAATTGCAAGGAAACGGTCCTGTATCCTTAGCGGTTATCAATGGCGACAACAACCAACGTATTCGTGGTGTAGCTCGCTGGGAAGGTGACATTGCCGATGACGCAGGCTTGCACGATTTAATGGGTAAAGGTCATTTAGTAATTACCATCGAGCCGAAAAAAGGCGAACGCTACCAAGGAGTGGTAGGGCTAGAAGGTAACAATATTGCTCAAGTAATTGAAAACTATTTCTTACGCTCTGAACAACTAAAAACCCGTTTATGGATTCGTACTGGTGAACACGAAGGCAAACCGCATGCAGCAGGCATGCTACTGCAAATTGTTCCAGATGGTACAGGTTCGCCTGAAGATTTTGAACACTTAGAGCAACTAACCAACACAGTGAAAAACGAAGAACTTTTCACTCTTGAAGCAAACGAGCTGCTGTACCGCCTATACAACCAAGAACAAGTAAAACTGTTTGAACCTCAAGATGTTGAGTTTCTATGTGGCTGTTCTCGTGATCGTAGTGGTGCAGCAATTGTGACTGTCTCTCGCGATGAAATAAACGACATTTTAGCAGAGGAAGGATCGGTTTCTTTACATTGTGATTACTGCGGCACAACATATTCTTTCGATTCAGCACAAGTCGCTGAGCTATATTCTCAAGCACAAAGTGACACCAAAACACTGCATTAA
- the hslR gene encoding ribosome-associated heat shock protein Hsp15: MSSANSMKEEVRLDKWLWAARFYKTRSVARDMVDGGKVHYNGQRSKPSKIVELGAVITLRQGQEEKTVIINRISDQRRGAPEAQTLYSETLESIEKRERHALARKLNAHNPSPDRRPDKKQRRDLLKFKHQ; this comes from the coding sequence ATGAGTTCCGCTAATTCCATGAAAGAAGAGGTTAGGCTCGATAAATGGCTTTGGGCTGCCAGATTTTACAAAACTCGTTCTGTTGCACGAGATATGGTCGATGGTGGCAAAGTTCATTATAATGGCCAACGATCAAAGCCAAGTAAGATTGTCGAGCTTGGTGCGGTAATTACTCTGCGCCAAGGTCAAGAAGAGAAAACTGTTATCATTAACAGGATATCGGATCAAAGGCGTGGTGCACCGGAAGCGCAAACCCTCTATTCAGAGACGCTTGAGAGTATAGAAAAACGTGAGCGTCATGCGTTAGCACGCAAGTTAAATGCCCACAACCCAAGTCCAGATCGCCGCCCAGATAAAAAACAGCGTCGAGATCTTCTAAAATTTAAACATCAGTAA